GCGGTCGGCCGGCGGTGAGCCGGAGGGTGAAGCCCTCGGCGTCCCGATAGTGGGTGACGTGGCGGCACGACTGGTGGGTGATCCACAGGCCCAGCCCGCCCGGCTCCCCAGCACGGGACGGCAGCAGCCCCGCGTACGGGTCGGCCGGACCGGTGCCGGTGTCGCTGACGGTGGCCACCACGCGGTCCGTACCCGCCCACAGCCGGAACCGGACCGGCGGCCGGCCGTGCCGCAACCCGTTGGTGACGACCTCGCTGACGGCGACGACGAAGTCGTCGAACTCGTCGTCCGGCAGCCGACCCTGAGCGACCTGGTGCACCGCCGCGCGAGCCTGCGCGGCGGACGGGGCGACCAACTCGACCAGCGGCGGGGCCGTCTGGATCGGGTCGGGCGGCACCGCTCGCTCCCGGCGCAGGAAGGTTTCCGGTGCGACGTAGTCGGCGCTGGGCAGGTGCCGGTCGCCGGCCGTGGCGAAGCGCGGGTGGGTGGCGGCGATGTCCGCCAGCACCGAGGTCGCCGTGGTCCGGGTGTCGTACGCGCACATGCTCCAGAGCGGCCAGTCGTCGTACGCGTGGTTGATCGCCGCCTCGTACCGGGCCCACCAGTCCCAGCCGGAACCGAGGCCGACCGAGGGCACCTCGCCGATGATCCGGATCTGGCTGGCGCCACCGGCCACCAGGTCGGCGAGGAGCTGGCGATACATCCGGATGGTCGCGGTGGGCCGGGCGTAGACGTCACCGCCGGACAGGAA
This is a stretch of genomic DNA from Micromonospora sp. WMMD1082. It encodes these proteins:
- a CDS encoding anti-sigma factor RsbA family regulatory protein; its protein translation is MRTGPAAGRTGYFHEALCYRSDEELLAVAVPFLLGGVEAGEPTVVALDERAGGLVRAALPAEAKVEFLSGGDVYARPTATIRMYRQLLADLVAGGASQIRIIGEVPSVGLGSGWDWWARYEAAINHAYDDWPLWSMCAYDTRTTATSVLADIAATHPRFATAGDRHLPSADYVAPETFLRRERAVPPDPIQTAPPLVELVAPSAAQARAAVHQVAQGRLPDDEFDDFVVAVSEVVTNGLRHGRPPVRFRLWAGTDRVVATVSDTGTGPADPYAGLLPSRAGEPGGLGLWITHQSCRHVTHYRDAEGFTLRLTAGRPPQ